Proteins from a genomic interval of Beijerinckia indica subsp. indica ATCC 9039:
- a CDS encoding lysylphosphatidylglycerol synthase domain-containing protein — protein sequence MRTHKTQRPLPVQNPLSDPSVKSNPEEAIEAGAARKSRGLDLHQDHAVDEATLPETRTSLQKFGHWLAIAFSVLLAGFSVYVLVHTLTGVSLSDLRAAIAAKSAEQITAAAFLTSLSYLALTGYDALALRQLNLHVPYKTTALASFTSYAISFTLGFPLITAGTVRYWIYSQAGLGPGRVASLTVIAGITFWLGMVLVIGLALFFRSTEIGQINHLSGQLNLLIGLAILATFITYLVWVSLRRRQVRLQGFRLELPGFRLTVAQVILGVCDLCAASGVLYSLLPDHRIVDFFTFAGTYVFACILGIASNAPGGIGVFEATLLNAIPATSQEALLASLLLFRIIYYLVPFVLALAFLGAHESFRRWKSLREAMSTSQDAKLDPDPVINRKRDRS from the coding sequence ATGAGAACACACAAGACCCAGCGCCCCTTGCCGGTACAAAATCCGCTTTCCGACCCATCCGTGAAATCAAACCCGGAGGAAGCGATCGAGGCTGGAGCCGCACGCAAGAGCCGCGGGCTGGACTTGCATCAGGACCACGCCGTCGACGAGGCCACTTTGCCGGAAACCCGTACCTCCTTGCAAAAATTCGGTCATTGGCTCGCCATTGCCTTCAGTGTCCTGCTCGCCGGTTTCTCGGTCTATGTCCTGGTTCACACCCTGACGGGCGTCAGTCTCAGCGATTTGCGCGCGGCGATCGCCGCCAAAAGCGCCGAACAGATCACCGCGGCCGCTTTTCTGACCAGCCTCTCTTATCTGGCCCTGACCGGTTATGACGCTCTCGCCTTGCGGCAATTGAACCTGCATGTTCCCTATAAGACGACCGCGCTGGCCTCCTTCACCAGTTATGCGATTTCCTTCACGCTCGGTTTTCCCCTGATCACCGCCGGCACCGTACGGTATTGGATCTATTCACAGGCGGGGCTTGGCCCCGGCCGCGTGGCGAGCCTGACCGTCATTGCCGGTATCACCTTCTGGCTCGGCATGGTCCTGGTCATCGGTCTCGCCCTGTTCTTCCGCAGCACCGAGATTGGCCAGATCAATCATCTGAGTGGTCAGCTCAACTTGCTGATCGGCCTCGCCATCCTCGCCACATTCATCACCTATCTGGTCTGGGTCAGCTTGCGACGGCGGCAGGTGCGGCTACAGGGCTTCCGCCTGGAACTGCCAGGCTTCCGCCTGACCGTGGCGCAGGTCATCCTCGGCGTTTGCGATCTCTGCGCGGCCTCGGGCGTGCTCTATTCCCTGCTGCCTGATCATCGCATCGTGGATTTCTTCACCTTCGCAGGCACTTATGTCTTTGCATGCATCCTTGGCATCGCCAGCAACGCGCCGGGCGGCATTGGTGTATTCGAGGCCACCCTTCTCAACGCCATTCCGGCAACATCCCAGGAGGCCCTGCTCGCTTCCCTCCTCCTGTTCCGGATCATTTATTATCTCGTGCCCTTCGTCCTGGCCCTGGCTTTCCTCGGAGCGCATGAAAGTTTCCGCCGCTGGAAAAGCCTCCGCGAGGCCATGAGCACCAGCCAGGACGCCAAGCTCGATCCCGATCCCGTCATCAATCGTAAACGTGACAGATCATAA
- a CDS encoding helix-turn-helix domain-containing protein → MTRTSTAISAAEAARLTGVDKSTITRAVKDGKFSAQKDINGRLVIEPAELFRVFAPVPLTAQTSNTEEMLSMDDEEDGDSADGKATSADTVSEAQRWRFDAVRRELEESRRERDKEQEERLRERRTADETIADLRRRLDCSEEERRKKDTQVTHLLTDQREKAVAKVEKMEKQTVWSLLGWGRRSA, encoded by the coding sequence ATGACGCGCACCAGCACCGCCATCAGCGCGGCCGAGGCCGCCAGACTGACTGGTGTCGATAAATCGACCATCACCCGAGCGGTGAAGGACGGAAAATTTTCAGCCCAAAAGGATATCAACGGCCGGCTCGTCATCGAGCCAGCAGAATTGTTCCGGGTTTTTGCGCCCGTGCCGCTGACCGCTCAGACATCCAACACGGAAGAGATGCTTTCGATGGATGATGAGGAGGATGGAGACAGCGCCGACGGCAAGGCCACCTCAGCCGATACTGTTTCCGAGGCGCAACGGTGGCGCTTCGATGCGGTCCGGCGTGAACTCGAGGAAAGCCGCCGCGAGCGCGATAAAGAGCAGGAGGAGCGTCTGCGCGAGCGCCGCACCGCCGATGAGACGATCGCGGATTTGCGCCGTCGCCTGGATTGCTCGGAAGAAGAACGCCGGAAGAAGGATACACAAGTCACCCATCTTCTGACGGATCAGCGCGAGAAAGCGGTGGCTAAAGTCGAGAAGATGGAAAAACAGACGGTTTGGAGTCTGTTGGGATGGGGGCGGCGCAGCGCCTAA
- the coaE gene encoding dephospho-CoA kinase (Dephospho-CoA kinase (CoaE) performs the final step in coenzyme A biosynthesis.) encodes MVVLGLTGSIGMGKSATAAMFRKAGIPVHDADATVHALYRGDAVPLVEAAFPGVSNAQGIDRALLGARVFKDPAAMQRLEAIIHPLVARARETFLAHARAEARRIVVLDIPLLMEIGADADVDAVVLVTAPEAVQKARVAAREGMTEERLAVILAKQMPDAAKRLRSHFLIDTSRGFAAAERQVADILRAAVALGGKRAITPHQRNAMRQN; translated from the coding sequence ATGGTTGTCCTCGGCCTCACCGGCTCCATCGGCATGGGCAAGTCCGCCACGGCGGCTATGTTTCGCAAGGCTGGCATCCCGGTCCATGACGCCGACGCTACGGTTCACGCGCTTTACCGCGGCGATGCTGTTCCCCTCGTGGAAGCCGCCTTTCCCGGCGTCTCCAACGCGCAGGGAATAGACCGAGCCTTGCTCGGCGCGCGTGTCTTCAAAGACCCCGCCGCCATGCAGCGGCTCGAGGCGATCATCCATCCTCTCGTCGCCCGCGCGAGGGAGACTTTCCTTGCCCATGCACGTGCCGAGGCACGGCGGATCGTCGTCCTCGACATTCCGCTGCTGATGGAGATCGGCGCTGATGCGGACGTCGATGCAGTGGTCCTTGTGACCGCACCGGAAGCTGTGCAAAAGGCGCGGGTCGCGGCCCGTGAGGGCATGACCGAAGAACGGCTGGCGGTTATTCTGGCCAAACAGATGCCCGATGCTGCAAAGCGTCTGCGCTCGCATTTCCTCATCGATACCAGCCGGGGATTTGCCGCGGCGGAACGGCAGGTCGCCGATATTTTGCGTGCCGCCGTAGCACTCGGTGGCAAACGAGCCATCACGCCGCACCAGCGCAATGCGATGCGACAGAATTAA
- the rpsO gene encoding 30S ribosomal protein S15 — MSITPERKTALVKEYALKDGDTGSPEVQVAILTERIANLTEHFKTHVKDNHSRRGLLKLVSQRRQLLDYVKGRDEPRYKALIERLGIRR; from the coding sequence ATGTCGATCACGCCGGAGCGCAAGACTGCGCTCGTGAAGGAATATGCTCTTAAGGATGGGGATACGGGTTCGCCCGAGGTCCAGGTTGCGATCCTGACGGAACGCATCGCCAATTTGACGGAGCATTTCAAGACCCACGTCAAGGACAACCATTCCCGTCGCGGTCTCTTGAAACTCGTGTCCCAGCGGCGCCAGCTTCTGGATTATGTGAAGGGGCGCGACGAGCCTCGTTATAAAGCGCTTATCGAACGGCTCGGCATCCGCCGGTAA
- a CDS encoding DUF6165 family protein, with product MSRLARSTIHRPIPSMGRLRGVEHKLMNGSLSQDFNHTPPQNREEIREKSQLQAVVAEAFRLLKEGAPERAIAYIAPFSPLAARSEIGCYVFGLICFNADDPRDALSWFDRALNLKPAYPEALGAKAIILQRLGRPQEALEVFEAAWMLRPTDVEILFSIGVVRQSLGQMKEALDAYEQALCLRPDYCEALTNRGALLERFGRFAEALECFEEIARQRNDDSVNLFNMGSVLQKLGRLEDALAAYEKAARIGPPDPETELNRGNVLQKLSRFEEAIACYDQALLYRAHYPQAFYNKGIALQGLGKPHEALAAYDAALGLEPSYCEAWCNRGNILHELKRLPDALLSYREALKVRPHFLPALTNRANVLLELNRFEEALHSCTEALKHDPNHARALGISGAILHKLSRFHEALEALDKAAALNPASPEVALNRGNVLQELGRLPEAIAAYEKALALKNPYPEALSGLGVALKEQGRFNEALACFDQALDLKPDFADARNNRAGLLLLYGRFEQGFADYESRWDRSNAPRKIFESKLPYWEGAPLQGQKLIVFDEQGLGDLIQFARYLPCLVDAGAEVTFLARRSMHRLLSSLQGPIRLIASVDPEEDFTYQIPLMGLPRAFGTRLETIPAAVPYLKAEVDRITQWAERIGGPSFRIGICWKGNPHINLRRGMSPDHFAPLAALPNVRLFSLMRESSLTEAEGSRIPDFIETLGPDFDAGDDAFLDCAAVMDNLDLIITSDTSIAHLAGALARPVFLALKQIPDWRWLMEREDCPWYPTMRLFRQKQNGEWREVFDAMTRAVAEKLRQEPTPATGHDSLGPSSSSLRHPLAIPSGIGELIDKITILEIKASRIGDTDKRAHVEHELALLRQLRMENGFDTVSLAPLETKLKAANLILWEAEDALRQHEAEGNFGANFIHLARQVYKTNDQRAALKREINIIFNSPIIEEKSYNDRRA from the coding sequence ATGAGCCGGCTCGCCCGCTCAACCATCCATCGGCCAATCCCTTCCATGGGCCGCTTGCGCGGTGTCGAGCACAAACTGATGAATGGCAGCCTGTCCCAAGACTTTAATCACACCCCGCCCCAGAATCGCGAGGAGATTCGCGAGAAATCCCAGTTGCAGGCCGTGGTCGCCGAGGCCTTCCGCCTGCTGAAGGAAGGAGCACCGGAACGCGCCATCGCTTATATCGCGCCTTTCAGCCCTTTGGCCGCCCGCAGCGAGATCGGCTGCTACGTCTTCGGCTTGATCTGTTTCAATGCCGACGATCCGCGCGATGCGCTGAGCTGGTTCGACCGGGCGCTCAATCTGAAACCCGCTTATCCGGAGGCCCTCGGCGCCAAGGCGATCATTCTGCAAAGGCTCGGCCGACCCCAGGAGGCCCTCGAGGTTTTCGAGGCCGCCTGGATGCTGCGTCCCACGGATGTCGAAATCCTCTTCAGCATCGGTGTCGTCAGACAAAGCCTCGGCCAGATGAAGGAAGCGCTTGACGCTTATGAACAGGCCTTGTGCCTGCGCCCCGATTATTGCGAGGCTCTGACCAATCGCGGCGCCCTGCTCGAGCGATTCGGCCGGTTCGCCGAAGCCCTCGAATGTTTCGAAGAGATTGCCCGCCAGCGCAATGATGACAGCGTCAATCTCTTCAATATGGGATCCGTCCTGCAAAAGCTTGGGCGCCTCGAGGACGCGCTCGCCGCTTATGAAAAGGCTGCCCGCATCGGCCCGCCTGACCCCGAGACGGAACTCAATCGCGGCAATGTCCTGCAGAAACTCTCTCGTTTCGAAGAAGCGATCGCATGTTACGATCAAGCGCTTCTCTACCGTGCCCATTATCCGCAAGCTTTTTATAATAAAGGCATAGCGCTTCAGGGCCTCGGCAAACCACACGAAGCGCTCGCGGCCTATGACGCCGCGCTTGGTCTCGAGCCTTCCTATTGCGAGGCCTGGTGCAATCGCGGCAATATCCTGCACGAGCTCAAACGCCTGCCCGATGCCCTTCTCTCCTATCGCGAAGCCCTGAAAGTCCGGCCTCATTTCCTACCGGCTTTGACCAATCGCGCCAATGTTTTGTTGGAGTTGAACCGCTTCGAAGAAGCCCTGCATTCCTGCACCGAAGCCTTGAAACATGATCCCAATCATGCGCGCGCCTTAGGGATTTCCGGCGCGATCCTTCATAAATTATCGCGGTTCCATGAAGCCCTGGAGGCGCTCGACAAAGCCGCCGCGCTCAATCCAGCCTCACCCGAAGTCGCGCTCAACCGCGGCAATGTCTTGCAGGAGCTCGGCCGTCTGCCCGAAGCGATTGCCGCTTATGAAAAAGCTCTTGCTTTAAAAAACCCCTATCCCGAAGCTCTGTCGGGCCTGGGCGTCGCCTTGAAGGAACAGGGCCGTTTCAACGAAGCGCTGGCTTGTTTCGATCAGGCACTAGACCTCAAGCCGGATTTTGCCGATGCCCGCAACAACCGCGCCGGCCTCCTCTTGCTTTACGGACGTTTTGAGCAAGGGTTTGCCGATTACGAGAGTCGCTGGGACAGATCGAACGCCCCCCGAAAGATTTTCGAATCGAAGCTGCCATATTGGGAAGGCGCGCCGTTGCAGGGCCAGAAACTCATCGTCTTCGATGAACAAGGCCTGGGGGACCTCATTCAATTTGCCCGTTATCTGCCGTGCCTCGTCGATGCGGGGGCCGAGGTAACTTTCCTTGCCCGCCGATCCATGCATCGGCTGCTCTCTTCCCTCCAAGGACCCATTCGACTGATCGCTTCCGTCGATCCCGAAGAAGACTTCACCTATCAAATCCCTCTCATGGGTCTTCCCCGTGCGTTCGGGACACGTTTGGAGACGATCCCTGCAGCCGTGCCCTATCTCAAAGCTGAAGTCGATCGTATCACCCAATGGGCGGAAAGGATCGGAGGGCCATCATTCCGCATCGGCATCTGCTGGAAGGGCAACCCGCATATCAATCTGCGGCGCGGCATGTCACCGGATCATTTCGCTCCCCTCGCGGCCCTGCCGAATGTGCGGCTGTTCAGCCTGATGCGCGAATCTTCTCTCACTGAAGCAGAGGGATCTCGCATCCCGGATTTTATCGAGACACTCGGCCCGGATTTCGATGCTGGCGATGATGCCTTTCTCGATTGCGCGGCCGTGATGGACAATCTCGATCTCATCATCACCTCGGATACATCAATCGCGCATCTCGCGGGCGCTCTCGCCCGACCGGTTTTTCTTGCCTTGAAACAGATTCCGGATTGGCGCTGGCTGATGGAGCGTGAAGACTGCCCCTGGTATCCAACCATGCGTCTTTTCCGGCAAAAGCAAAATGGCGAGTGGCGAGAGGTTTTCGACGCCATGACGCGCGCCGTCGCGGAAAAGCTCCGTCAGGAGCCGACGCCTGCCACGGGCCATGATAGCCTTGGCCCAAGCTCATCCTCATTGCGACATCCCCTCGCCATTCCCAGTGGCATTGGAGAGCTGATCGACAAGATCACCATTCTGGAAATCAAGGCAAGCCGGATCGGCGATACCGATAAACGCGCTCATGTC
- the pnp gene encoding polyribonucleotide nucleotidyltransferase gives MFEIHREEIEWAGRKLVLETGKIARQADGAIFATYGETTVLATVVSAKSVKPGVDFFPLTVNYQEKAFAAGRIPGGYFKREGRPSERETLVSRLIDRPIRPLFPEGYRNETQVIVTVLAHDLENDPDILSMVASSAALTLSGVPFMGPVGAARVAYVNGQYKINPTLDEVKDTALDLVVAGTSDAVLMVESEAKELSEDVMLGAVMAGHSSFQPVIDAIIRLAEKAAKEPRDLILPDKTEVEVAVLAIAENDLREAYKITSKQDRYAAVDAVKAKVFGDLLPAEGEAKFPKDLVAEVFHDLQAKVVRWNILDNGIRIDGRDVKTVRPILAEVGILPRAHGSALFTRGETQALVVATLGTGEDEQLIDNLEGTYRERFLLHYNFPPYSVGEAGRMGSPGRREIGHGKLAWRAIHPMLPTPAEFPYTIRVVSEITESNGSSSMATVCGSSLALMDAGVPLKRPTAGIAMGLILEGERYAVLSDILGDEDHLGDMDFKVAGTEEGITSLQMDIKITGINEEIMRVALGQAKEGRLHILGEMAKAITGARAELGEFAPRIETLRIPTEKIREVIGTGGKVIREICEKTGAKINIEDDGTVKVASSDGNSIKAAINWIKSIATDPEVGHIYDGTVVKVVDFGAFVNFFGSKDGLVHISQLAKGRVAKTSDVVKEGDKVKVKLLGFDDRGKVRLSMRLVDQETGEDLEGKEPPQAEAGE, from the coding sequence ATGTTCGAGATTCATCGCGAGGAAATCGAGTGGGCCGGGCGCAAGCTCGTGCTGGAGACAGGCAAGATCGCCCGCCAGGCGGACGGTGCCATTTTCGCGACTTATGGGGAAACCACGGTGCTGGCCACCGTCGTCTCCGCCAAATCGGTCAAGCCGGGAGTCGATTTCTTTCCGCTGACCGTGAATTATCAGGAAAAAGCTTTCGCCGCGGGCCGGATTCCCGGCGGTTATTTCAAGCGCGAAGGCCGCCCCTCGGAGCGGGAGACATTGGTTTCCCGCCTGATCGACCGGCCGATCCGTCCCCTCTTTCCCGAGGGATATCGGAACGAGACGCAGGTGATCGTGACCGTGCTCGCCCATGATCTCGAGAACGATCCCGATATTCTTTCCATGGTCGCGAGCTCGGCGGCCTTGACGCTCTCGGGCGTTCCCTTCATGGGTCCGGTGGGCGCTGCCCGTGTCGCCTATGTGAACGGTCAATATAAGATCAATCCAACCCTTGATGAGGTAAAGGATACGGCGCTCGATCTCGTTGTCGCCGGCACCAGCGATGCCGTGCTGATGGTCGAATCGGAGGCCAAGGAATTATCCGAGGACGTCATGCTCGGTGCCGTCATGGCGGGCCATAGCTCCTTCCAGCCGGTCATCGATGCGATCATTCGGCTCGCCGAGAAGGCAGCCAAGGAGCCGCGCGATCTGATCCTGCCCGATAAGACCGAGGTCGAGGTGGCAGTGCTTGCGATTGCCGAGAATGATCTCCGCGAAGCCTATAAAATCACCTCCAAGCAGGATCGCTATGCGGCGGTCGATGCGGTGAAGGCAAAGGTCTTCGGGGATCTGCTGCCGGCCGAGGGCGAGGCGAAATTTCCCAAGGATCTCGTCGCCGAGGTGTTCCACGATCTTCAGGCCAAGGTCGTGCGCTGGAACATTCTCGATAATGGTATTCGCATCGACGGGCGTGATGTGAAAACCGTGCGTCCGATCCTGGCGGAGGTTGGCATTCTGCCGCGTGCTCACGGCTCGGCTTTGTTCACACGCGGTGAGACCCAGGCGCTTGTCGTCGCGACGCTCGGGACCGGCGAGGACGAGCAATTGATCGACAATCTGGAGGGCACCTATCGGGAGCGCTTCCTGCTGCATTATAATTTCCCGCCCTATTCGGTCGGTGAGGCGGGCCGTATGGGCTCGCCTGGACGCCGCGAGATCGGCCATGGCAAGCTCGCCTGGCGCGCAATCCATCCGATGCTGCCGACGCCGGCAGAATTCCCTTATACGATCCGCGTCGTTTCGGAGATTACCGAATCCAATGGTTCGTCCTCCATGGCCACGGTCTGCGGCTCCTCTTTGGCTTTGATGGATGCCGGCGTGCCCTTGAAGCGCCCGACGGCAGGCATTGCCATGGGTCTGATCCTTGAAGGCGAGCGTTATGCGGTCCTGTCCGATATTCTCGGCGACGAGGATCATCTGGGCGACATGGATTTCAAGGTCGCCGGCACCGAGGAGGGCATTACCTCGTTGCAGATGGACATCAAGATCACGGGCATCAACGAAGAGATCATGCGGGTGGCGCTGGGCCAGGCCAAGGAAGGCCGCCTGCATATTCTCGGCGAAATGGCCAAGGCTATCACGGGGGCGAGAGCAGAACTCGGCGAATTCGCGCCCCGCATCGAGACCCTGCGCATTCCGACCGAAAAGATCCGGGAAGTCATCGGTACGGGCGGCAAGGTTATCCGTGAGATCTGCGAGAAAACCGGTGCCAAGATCAATATCGAGGATGACGGTACGGTGAAGGTCGCCTCCTCCGACGGTAATTCGATCAAGGCGGCGATCAATTGGATCAAGTCGATCGCCACCGATCCGGAAGTTGGCCATATTTACGACGGCACGGTGGTCAAGGTCGTCGATTTCGGCGCCTTCGTGAATTTCTTCGGCTCGAAGGACGGCCTCGTGCATATTTCGCAGCTCGCGAAGGGGCGCGTGGCGAAAACCTCCGATGTCGTCAAGGAAGGCGATAAGGTGAAGGTCAAGCTGCTCGGATTCGATGATCGCGGCAAGGTGCGCCTGTCCATGCGTCTCGTCGATCAGGAAACCGGCGAGGATCTCGAAGGCAAGGAGCCGCCGCAAGCCGAAGCTGGCGAATAA
- the secB gene encoding protein-export chaperone SecB — MADGNGTQETQDQAPAINAMVQYTKDFSFENPNAPRSLGPQEKAPNIAIQVHVNAQQLAESDFEVNIVLEGSAGEGANTLFKFELDYAGMFRLLNISPNDMHPVVMIECPRLLFPFARQIIADAVRSGGFPPLYIDPIDFAALYRKRLDEVAASAPQLKS, encoded by the coding sequence ATGGCTGATGGTAACGGAACGCAAGAAACGCAAGATCAGGCACCCGCGATCAATGCGATGGTGCAATATACGAAGGATTTTTCCTTCGAGAACCCGAACGCGCCGCGTTCCTTAGGGCCACAGGAAAAGGCCCCGAATATCGCGATTCAGGTTCATGTCAACGCGCAACAATTGGCCGAGTCCGATTTCGAGGTGAATATCGTCCTGGAAGGCTCGGCGGGCGAGGGCGCCAATACTCTGTTCAAGTTCGAGCTCGATTATGCGGGCATGTTCCGCTTGCTCAATATCTCGCCGAATGACATGCATCCGGTCGTGATGATCGAATGTCCGCGCCTGTTGTTTCCCTTTGCCCGGCAGATCATTGCCGATGCAGTTCGCAGCGGCGGATTCCCGCCCCTCTATATTGATCCGATCGATTTCGCCGCGCTCTACCGCAAGCGGCTTGATGAAGTGGCCGCCAGCGCACCACAGCTGAAATCCTGA
- the dnaQ gene encoding DNA polymerase III subunit epsilon, which yields MREIVLDTETTGLDPAEGHRIIEIGCIEILHTIPTGQIFHVYIDPQRDIPEDAVRVHGITAEFLAGKPVFADIASEFLAFIGDAKLVAHNAAFDMRFLNAELGLLGLEPIDSERVVDTLALARRRHPGASNSLDALCNRYGIDNTRRTKHGALLDSEILADVYAELLGGRQAALTFETATALRQDNTHQTPFRQRPVPLESALSSQERDAHRAFIAKLGDKAIWVSYLPQPENSES from the coding sequence ATGCGGGAAATCGTTCTGGATACGGAAACCACCGGGCTCGATCCGGCCGAGGGCCACAGGATCATCGAAATCGGCTGTATCGAAATACTCCACACGATTCCAACTGGACAAATTTTTCACGTCTATATCGATCCCCAGCGCGATATTCCTGAAGATGCCGTCAGGGTGCATGGCATTACCGCGGAATTTCTAGCTGGAAAGCCGGTCTTCGCCGATATTGCCTCCGAATTCCTCGCCTTCATCGGCGATGCCAAGCTCGTCGCGCATAATGCCGCCTTCGACATGCGCTTTCTCAACGCGGAACTCGGCCTGCTTGGTCTGGAACCGATCGATTCCGAGCGTGTGGTCGATACATTGGCGCTCGCCCGGCGCCGTCATCCAGGCGCATCGAACAGTCTCGATGCGCTTTGCAATCGCTATGGCATCGACAATACGCGCCGCACCAAACATGGCGCTTTGCTCGATTCGGAAATCCTGGCCGACGTCTATGCCGAATTGCTGGGGGGGCGCCAAGCCGCTCTCACCTTTGAAACCGCTACCGCGCTCCGGCAGGACAATACACATCAGACCCCATTCCGGCAACGCCCCGTTCCGCTCGAAAGCGCTCTTTCCTCACAGGAGCGAGACGCCCATCGAGCCTTCATTGCCAAATTGGGCGACAAAGCCATCTGGGTCTCCTACCTGCCTCAGCCTGAAAATTCCGAGTCCTGA
- a CDS encoding ATP-binding protein: MLNTPQDDLRSDDRTLIESLIEALPEATIAISAVDRIIAVNQAAIALFPALRAGDLLARVLRTPDVLDTVKRVRVLKKPQRATWVERMPVERLFDVYVAPITVVSLEGSMIISLHDLTEARRVERMRADFIANASHELRTPLSSLLGFIETLQGPAKDDENARIRFLGIMRDQARRMARLIDDLLSLSRIEQNLHVRPQAPVDLALVLRHVVETLTPMAHDNHVMLNLDSPDSLIVRGDYDELLRVVENLVENAIKYGLPVSHNHKPEIVITLAKRSRNAIMSVRDFGPGIASEHLPRLTERFYRVDNRQSRDKGGTGLGLAIVKHILARHQGRLGIDSRLGEGSTFNVALPLHED, encoded by the coding sequence ATGCTGAACACACCACAGGATGATCTGCGTTCGGATGATCGAACGCTTATTGAGAGCCTCATCGAGGCTTTGCCCGAGGCCACCATTGCCATTAGCGCGGTGGATCGGATCATTGCCGTCAATCAAGCGGCCATCGCTCTCTTTCCGGCTTTGCGGGCGGGCGATCTCCTTGCGCGTGTCCTGCGGACCCCCGATGTCCTCGATACGGTCAAACGCGTTCGCGTCCTCAAGAAGCCACAGCGCGCGACTTGGGTGGAGCGCATGCCGGTGGAACGGCTCTTCGATGTCTATGTGGCCCCCATCACGGTCGTTAGCCTTGAGGGCTCCATGATCATCAGCCTCCACGATCTCACCGAGGCGCGCCGGGTCGAGCGCATGCGCGCTGATTTCATCGCCAATGCCAGCCATGAGCTGCGCACACCGCTTTCCTCACTGCTCGGTTTCATCGAGACGCTGCAAGGACCAGCCAAGGACGACGAAAACGCGCGGATCCGCTTTCTGGGCATCATGCGAGACCAGGCGCGGCGCATGGCGCGGCTGATCGACGATCTCTTGTCTTTGTCGCGGATCGAGCAGAACCTGCATGTGCGTCCGCAAGCTCCCGTCGATCTCGCATTGGTGCTGCGCCATGTCGTCGAGACTTTGACGCCGATGGCCCACGACAACCACGTCATGTTAAACCTCGATTCACCCGATTCGCTGATCGTGCGCGGCGATTACGACGAACTCCTGCGGGTCGTCGAGAATCTCGTTGAAAACGCCATCAAATATGGGCTCCCGGTATCACACAATCATAAGCCGGAGATCGTCATTACCCTGGCGAAACGCAGTCGCAATGCCATCATGAGCGTGCGCGACTTCGGCCCCGGAATCGCCAGTGAACATTTGCCCCGCCTGACGGAACGTTTCTATCGCGTCGATAATCGTCAAAGCCGTGACAAGGGGGGCACGGGCCTCGGCCTCGCCATCGTCAAACATATTCTAGCCCGCCACCAAGGCCGGCTCGGGATCGATTCGCGGCTGGGCGAAGGCTCGACCTTCAATGTCGCCTTGCCGCTGCATGAGGATTAG
- the ppk2 gene encoding polyphosphate kinase 2 translates to MNSGKQSGESERRKRKKAQRIAEARPLPAKISIAIDVDELPAKIRSAALGSGHFPYAEKLDPDLYQDQLECLQIELVKMLDWVKRKGERVIILFEGRDGAGKGGTIQRLTEHLNPRSVRIVALAAPTPREAGEWYFQRYIEHLPTKGEIVVLDRSWYNRAGVECVFGFCTPEQTRGFLAEAPNFEAMLARDGIRIIKLFLAVGREMQIMRLHARWLDPLNRWKLSALDFKAVDHFDDYSAAFAAMFKATDHAAAPWTIVLANDKKRLRLETIRHVLEMIPYDNKNIEEIGETDRKIVLSAATYLDMGVL, encoded by the coding sequence ATGAATTCTGGAAAACAAAGCGGCGAGAGCGAGAGGCGCAAGCGGAAGAAAGCGCAGCGGATCGCCGAGGCGCGCCCACTGCCGGCCAAAATCAGCATTGCGATCGATGTCGACGAATTGCCGGCAAAAATCCGCTCCGCCGCTCTTGGTTCAGGGCATTTTCCCTATGCTGAAAAACTCGATCCGGATCTTTACCAAGATCAACTCGAATGCCTGCAGATCGAACTGGTTAAGATGCTCGACTGGGTGAAGCGCAAGGGAGAGCGGGTCATCATTTTGTTCGAAGGCCGCGATGGGGCCGGCAAGGGCGGCACGATCCAGCGGTTGACCGAACATTTGAATCCCCGCTCGGTGCGGATTGTGGCGCTCGCGGCCCCGACCCCACGTGAGGCAGGAGAATGGTACTTTCAGCGCTATATCGAGCATCTGCCCACGAAAGGGGAAATCGTCGTTCTCGACCGCTCTTGGTATAATCGCGCCGGCGTCGAGTGTGTGTTCGGCTTTTGCACGCCTGAGCAGACACGGGGCTTTCTGGCCGAAGCGCCGAATTTCGAGGCCATGCTGGCGCGTGACGGTATCCGGATCATCAAATTATTTCTGGCCGTTGGGCGTGAAATGCAGATCATGCGGTTGCACGCGCGTTGGCTCGATCCGTTGAACCGCTGGAAATTATCCGCGCTTGATTTCAAGGCGGTCGATCATTTCGACGATTACAGCGCGGCTTTTGCCGCCATGTTCAAGGCGACCGATCATGCCGCGGCGCCCTGGACCATAGTGCTTGCCAATGACAAGAAGCGACTGCGGCTCGAGACCATCCGGCATGTGCTGGAAATGATCCCCTACGATAATAAGAATATCGAGGAGATCGGAGAAACCGATCGCAAGATCGTGCTGTCGGCGGCGACCTATCTCGATATGGGCGTTTTGTAG